A genome region from Blautia coccoides includes the following:
- a CDS encoding DNA topoisomerase III: protein MKSLVLAEKPSVARDIARVLKCGRKLNGAMEGDKYIVSWALGHLVTLDDPEGYDKKYREWKMEHLPMIPKKMELVVIKQTAKQYNAVKTQLYRNDVGEIIIATDAGREGELVARWILEKANCRKPIKRLWISSVTDKAIRDGFANLRDGRDYNNLYAAAVSRAEADWLVGINATRALTCKYNAQLSCGRVQTPTLAMIAKREEEIRNFKPVDYYGMTVQSQGIHFTWQDKKSGSCRSFQKEKMESLLNQVKAGSLTIESVEKTAKKTFSPGLYDLTELQRDANKKYGLSAKETLNIMQRLYENHKVLTYPRTDSRYIGSDVVGTLKERLKACAVGPYRKLAGSLSMKPIKASKSFVDDKKVSDHHAIIPTEQFVQLDHMTNEERKIYDLVVRRFLSVLMPPFEYEQTTIKAQAAGEIFLAKGKIVKSPGWKEAYESGWTDDDDEEEYSGSQEPALKDQTLPTVKKGDTFPASKAELTTGKTKPPAHFNEATLLSAMENPVKFMESHDAKAAKTLGETGGLGTVATRADIIDKLFNTFLMEKRGKDIYITSKAKQLLELVPEDLKKPELTADWEMKLSKIAEGRLKKDTFLSDIKDYTQDIIQEIKTGDGTFRHDNLTNTKCPVCGKRMLSVNGKNSRLLVCQDRECGHRETISRTTNARCPKCHKRMELYVKGKEETFICPCGYKEKLSSFQSRREKEGAGVSKKDVQKYLTKQKKEAAEPLNNAFADAFAKLKL, encoded by the coding sequence ATGAAATCATTAGTTTTAGCAGAAAAACCGTCCGTTGCCCGGGATATTGCCAGGGTGCTAAAATGCGGCAGAAAATTAAACGGAGCCATGGAGGGCGATAAATACATTGTATCCTGGGCACTGGGCCATCTTGTCACGTTAGACGACCCGGAAGGGTATGACAAGAAGTACAGAGAGTGGAAAATGGAGCATCTTCCCATGATCCCCAAGAAAATGGAGCTGGTGGTGATCAAACAGACGGCCAAGCAGTACAATGCTGTGAAAACACAGCTTTACAGAAACGACGTGGGAGAAATCATCATTGCCACTGACGCCGGCCGGGAGGGAGAGCTTGTAGCCAGATGGATACTGGAAAAAGCAAACTGCCGAAAGCCCATCAAACGTCTGTGGATCTCTTCTGTCACAGACAAGGCCATCCGTGACGGCTTTGCAAATCTGAGAGACGGAAGAGACTACAATAACCTGTACGCAGCGGCTGTATCCCGTGCGGAAGCTGACTGGCTGGTGGGGATCAATGCCACAAGGGCACTCACCTGCAAATACAATGCTCAGCTCTCCTGCGGGCGTGTCCAGACCCCCACACTGGCCATGATAGCCAAGCGGGAGGAGGAGATCAGAAACTTCAAGCCGGTTGATTACTATGGCATGACAGTGCAGTCCCAGGGTATACATTTTACCTGGCAGGACAAAAAGAGCGGTTCCTGCCGTTCCTTCCAGAAGGAGAAGATGGAGAGCCTGTTAAATCAGGTAAAAGCAGGCTCCCTTACCATAGAATCCGTGGAGAAGACGGCAAAAAAGACCTTCTCACCAGGACTTTATGATCTGACAGAGCTTCAGAGAGATGCAAATAAAAAGTATGGTTTATCCGCAAAGGAGACGCTGAACATTATGCAGCGTCTGTATGAAAACCACAAAGTCTTGACGTATCCGAGGACCGATTCCCGCTACATCGGAAGCGATGTGGTGGGGACCCTGAAAGAAAGACTGAAGGCCTGTGCGGTAGGACCCTATCGGAAGCTGGCCGGCAGCCTTTCCATGAAGCCCATAAAAGCAAGCAAATCCTTTGTGGATGACAAGAAGGTGAGCGATCACCATGCGATCATCCCCACCGAGCAGTTTGTCCAGTTGGACCATATGACAAATGAGGAGCGCAAGATCTATGATCTGGTGGTGCGCCGCTTTTTGAGTGTTCTCATGCCGCCTTTTGAATATGAGCAGACAACCATAAAAGCCCAGGCAGCAGGAGAAATATTCTTGGCAAAAGGCAAAATAGTAAAAAGTCCGGGCTGGAAAGAAGCCTATGAGAGCGGCTGGACCGACGACGATGATGAGGAGGAATACAGCGGCAGCCAGGAGCCGGCCCTGAAGGATCAGACACTTCCGACCGTCAAAAAAGGCGACACATTCCCGGCTTCCAAAGCTGAGCTGACCACAGGAAAAACAAAACCTCCGGCTCATTTCAACGAGGCGACCCTGCTCTCAGCCATGGAGAATCCTGTGAAGTTTATGGAGAGCCATGATGCCAAAGCGGCTAAAACACTGGGGGAGACAGGCGGACTGGGAACGGTTGCAACCCGCGCAGATATCATTGATAAACTGTTCAACACTTTTCTGATGGAAAAACGAGGCAAAGATATCTACATCACCTCCAAGGCAAAGCAGCTTCTGGAGTTGGTGCCTGAGGACTTGAAAAAACCGGAGTTGACGGCTGACTGGGAGATGAAGCTCTCAAAGATTGCAGAGGGCAGACTGAAAAAAGATACATTCCTCTCTGATATTAAAGATTACACCCAGGATATCATACAGGAAATTAAAACAGGGGACGGCACTTTCCGCCATGACAACCTGACCAATACAAAATGTCCTGTCTGCGGCAAGCGCATGCTCTCGGTAAACGGCAAAAACAGCAGGCTTTTAGTCTGCCAGGACCGCGAATGCGGCCACCGTGAGACTATTTCCCGCACAACCAACGCCCGCTGTCCAAAATGCCATAAACGCATGGAGCTTTATGTCAAAGGCAAGGAAGAGACCTTCATCTGCCCCTGCGGATACAAGGAAAAGCTCTCCTCCTTCCAGTCACGCAGAGAAAAGGAAGGTGCCGGCGTCTCTAAAAAAGATGTTCAGAAATATCTCACCAAACAAAAAAAAGAAGCCGCCGAACCGCTGAATAATGCCTTTGCCGACGCCTTCGCAAAACTGAAACTATAA
- the aroF gene encoding 3-deoxy-7-phosphoheptulonate synthase encodes MIIVLKKNADEKKVEELKESLIRRGLRLHMSQGLDTMLIGLIGDTTELQEDQFQALEIVESVKRIKEPYKKANRSMHPEDTVVDVCQRKIGGGNFQVIAGPCSVETREQMIKVAEDVKNSGAGLLRGGAFKPRTSPYSFQGLGDEGLKLLLEAKKQTGLPIVTEIMRLGHLDLFEDVDVIQVGTRNMQNFELLKELGKLKKPILLKRGMANTLDELLMSAEYIMAGGNEQVILCERGIRTFETSMRNTLDISAIPMLKKKTHLPVIIDPSHAAGIRFMVEPLTMAAIAAGADGVMIEVHNDPEKALCDGMQSLTPAMFDDIMQKVKKTTEFFGKVM; translated from the coding sequence CTTCATATGTCACAGGGGCTGGATACCATGCTGATCGGATTGATCGGAGATACCACAGAGCTGCAGGAGGACCAGTTTCAGGCACTGGAAATAGTGGAATCTGTGAAAAGGATCAAGGAGCCGTATAAGAAAGCAAACAGAAGTATGCACCCGGAGGATACTGTGGTCGATGTGTGCCAAAGAAAGATCGGCGGCGGAAATTTTCAGGTGATCGCCGGGCCTTGCTCTGTGGAGACCAGGGAACAGATGATCAAAGTGGCTGAGGATGTGAAGAACTCCGGAGCCGGACTTTTAAGAGGCGGGGCATTTAAGCCGAGAACCTCCCCCTACTCCTTCCAAGGGCTGGGAGATGAAGGACTCAAATTGCTGCTGGAGGCCAAGAAGCAGACCGGTCTTCCTATTGTGACAGAGATTATGCGTCTGGGGCATCTGGACCTCTTTGAGGATGTGGATGTGATACAGGTTGGTACCAGAAATATGCAGAACTTTGAGCTTTTGAAAGAGCTGGGAAAACTGAAAAAACCCATTCTTCTGAAACGCGGCATGGCAAACACCCTGGATGAATTGCTTATGAGTGCAGAATATATTATGGCAGGCGGAAATGAACAAGTGATCCTCTGCGAGAGAGGTATCCGCACCTTTGAGACTTCCATGAGGAATACACTGGATATATCAGCCATCCCTATGCTGAAGAAGAAGACACATCTGCCTGTCATCATTGATCCAAGCCACGCGGCGGGCATCCGTTTCATGGTGGAGCCTCTTACTATGGCGGCAATTGCGGCGGGAGCTGACGGTGTAATGATAGAAGTGCACAATGATCCGGAAAAAGCCCTGTGTGACGGCATGCAGTCTTTGACACCGGCCATGTTTGACGATATAATGCAGAAGGTGAAGAAGACAACAGAATTTTTCGGAAAGGTAATGTAA